AACGATACTGCCAGCCGATTCATGACCGACCTCCAGCCTCAAGAGTTGCGGGAATTCGAGGCACCTCCCGATGAATCTCAGTGTTACAGACCCTATGGCGCCCCCCTTCCCTCTTAGTTAGCAGACCTCCGGCCACATGTCAACCGGTATCCACGAGGAGTTCTCCCGTCTTGGGGAAACCCTTTGTTCCAGAGCGACATTGCGGAAGCGGTGGGATACCCACCGGGAAAGAGCGGGAAGGGGAGATGTCGTGTTCGTGATTCGTGTTCGTGGGGAAAGGTCAGGAACTCCCCGCCCAGGAGCGAAGGGACAAGGGCGCTGCCCTGTCAGAGAGAAGCGACCGTAAAGTCAACTAGCCGCAGGAATCCTCGGTCTAAAACCCAGAAAGTTCCGGGCAACCCCTCCGGTTTTGGAGAACATCCCAGGCTCCTTTGCCGGTCAACCTATGGCTCGATACCCCTTGGAGCAGAAAAAAACACCATCCTTCCGGGAAGGATGGTGTCGCTCCCGTAGCCGAGGGATTTTTCCTACCTCGCCTGGTTGTTGACGTACTCTTCCTGCCAAACCTTTTCGGCGAGAACGGCGAACCTCTCCGCATACGCGTCCATCTCCTTTGCCATGTCCGTGACGACCTCCTCGGCTCCCGGGTGGGTAAAATACGCTCCCGATTCCTCGATCACCTCCCGGTACACCTTGGGGTTGTCGATTATCATGCAGGGCCTGAGATGGTTCGGGTTGTGGGGTTGCCGGTGCCGGATGCACCGAAACAGCTTGCTGTCCAGGGCTTCTGCCAGACTGACATCCCGTATGTTGTGTTCCGCGATATGAGTGTAGACGCAAGGCTCCACGTCCCCGTTGGCGTTTATGTGGAAGTACCGTCTCCCTCCGGCAATGCAGCCCTCCACGTGAGGGCCGTCGTTCCAGAAGTCGAGTACAAACAGGGGCTTTTCCCGGCGGAATCGTATCACCTGGCGGCGAAGGAAATCTCTCTGCTCAGGGGTCACCATGAGATTGATGTCCCCTTGCCCATTGACGGGGATATAGAGGAAATACATCTGGGCAACTACCCCCTTCTCGATTAGGAGGTCGACAAACTCATCCGAGGCGACGGTCTCGACGTTGTGGGTTGTCACCGTGGCCGAGGAGCCGAGGATGACGCGAGCCTCTCTCAGGTAATCCATGGCATCCATGATCTTCCTGTACACACCCTTGCCCCGCCAGCGATCGGTCTCTTCTTCGTACCCCTCACAGCTCACTACAACGGCCACGTTGCCCAGTTCCGCAATGCGATGGGCCTTCTCCTTATCCATCAGGGTTCCGTTGGTGTAGACCTGGAAGAAGATGTCCGGGTGCTCCTCAAGCATTTGAAAGAGATGGGGATATACAAAAGGCTCTCCGCCCAGGATGGTTACAAAATAGATCCCCAGTTCCTGTGCCTCCTTGAGAATCCTCTTGACCAGATCGTACTCGAGTCCTGGATGGCGCTGTTGGCCCAGGGTATAGCACCCTGCACACCTCAGGTTGCACTGCCAGGTGGGACTCAGAATCATGATGAAGGGCGGCCGGAACCCGTAGTTCTCCTCGTAGAAATCCCGCTTCTTGCCCCCCACAAACCAGGCATTGTTGAAAAGGGTATGAAATATCCTGACCCGGTTCTGCTTCGGCAAGTAGTTGAGAACCCTGTAGAAGAGCTGCTTGGTCGAGTGATCCGGGCTCTGAAGCATCTCCCGAATGGCCCGAATGGCACCAACGACCTCTTCGTCGTTGGTCAGTTTCTCCCCCAGATAGGTCATCTGGATCAAACGTTTGTCCGTCACCCGGCCAAGCAGCTCCACGATCATTCTCGAAGCCTGTTGAGACGTAAAGTTTCTCACCTGCTCTGAAAAAATCATCTCTCCACCTCTTTTCCATGGAATTGGGCCTTCATTCACCCTACGGCAGCCCAGAAGCCGATCACAGCCACACTCACCCCTACTCCGAGTTCATTCAATACATTTCCATTGAAGATGAAGGAGGCTATGATCAACCATACCCCCAGAAGACCGATGATCCATCCCTGCCACATACGGCTGTACTCCCCCTTTATCGACAATTCTGGTGTAGATTGATCATCTGTTATCAATGTATGAGCAATTTCCATACCATATATCCAAAAAAATAGGCCACAAAAAGTGACCTTTTTACAATATGTTACCGCCTCTCACCATTCAGCCCCATGGATCCCGTGGACACACATGCGAGCCAACATTTCGCACCGCAGGAAAGCAGCGGTCACCAAGGAAAAAGGTGCGAAGTATCTTACCGCAGTAGAACCCTTATTCTTCGCACCCGAGAAGGATAAAACCTGTCCACGTGCGGAGGCTCGACTCGCTCCACCAAGGGGGGAAATGCCAAATTGGAGGGCCTGAACCGCAGGGCATTCGGGAAGGTCGAGCCGATTCTACACGGTTCTTATGATTCGGCGTGCAGGAAGATGAAAACCCGGCTGCTGGGGTTCGGGCATACTTCAGGGCACTTCAAGGCTCGATCTCCGAGCACTCGGGGTAATCTCATCTCCTTGGCTCAGCGGTAGTCGTGGGGCTTGATCCGGTACTTACGGATCATGTTCTGGAGTTGTCTGCGGTCCAACCCCATCTCGATGGAACTCCGACTCACGTTTCCTCGGTTTCTCCTGAGGCCTTCCTCGATAAAGGCCCGCTCGATCTCCCCCGCGACTCTCTCCCTGGCCGCCTTCTTCACCGCCTTAACCTCATCCCAGGTCCTCAGACTCTCCACGGGGATCGCCGTTTCTCCACCACGGATCTCTGGAGGGAGATCCTCTTCCCCTATGACGTCGGATTTGGCCAATACCATGGCCCGGACAATACAGTTCTCCAATTCACGCACGTTTCCCGGCCAATCGTATCGTCCCAGCAGAGCAAGGGCCCGGTCTGAGACCTCGAAGGATCTCCCCCTCGATTCTTCACGGTGTTTCTCCAGGAAATGGCGTACAAGCAGCGGGATGTCCTCCCTTCTCTCACGGAGCGGAGGAAGCTTCAACCTCAGCACGTTGAGCCGGTAGTAGAGATCCTCCCGGAAGGCACCGGTTCTTACGGCCTCCTTGAGGCTTCTGTTGGTGGCAGTGACCACTCGAGTATCGACTTCGATGTTCTCGACCCCCCCCACTCTCATGAACCGGTGTCCTTCGAGAGCCCGGAGAATCTTGGCCTGCAACTCCTTGGGCATCTCCCCGATCTCGTCGAGAAACAGGGTCCCATTGTTGGCCATTTCGAAGCTGCCGATTTTCATCCGTGTGGCACCCGTAAAGGCACCCTTCTCGTATCCAAAGAGTTCACTTTCCAGGAGTTCTCGTGGAATGGCCGAGCAGTTGACCACTACAAAAGGACCGGAGGCGCGCTGACTGTTGTAATGCAGCGCCCGCGCCACGAGTTCCTTGCCCGTCCCGCTCTCGCCCTCGAGCAGCACCGTGGCTTTGCTGTCGGCGATCTGCCTGACCAGATCGAGGATCTCCAGGATCTTTGGGTTCACCGAAACGATCGTATCGAAACTCCGCGATCGCTGCAGCTCCGCCTTCAAGTAACGGTTTTCCCTCACGAGTTCGGCATGGGCCAGGGCCTTCTCGATCACCATTTCGATTTCGTCCATCTTCAAGGGCTTGACGATGTAGTCGTATGCTCCCTCTTTCATCGCCCTGACAGCGGACTCCACACTGCCATAGGCCGTTACCAGGATCACGGGGAGATCCGGTTTGATCCTCTTCACGTCGTGAAGCAGAGAGATCCCGTCCTTGACAGGCATCCTCATGTCTGTCAGGACAAGATCTATCGCCTTTCCCTGGATCAATGCCAAGGCCTCCTGGCCATTCCCGGCGAAATCCAAGTCGTACCGGCCCCTCAGATTCAGCTCGAGGACCCGGCGCATCTTCGCCTCGTCTTCAGCGATGAGAATCCGCTTCCGCTCCATGATGTCCCTCCCCTCCGTATGGGAGGCTGACGACAAAAGTCGTGCCCCTGTCAGGCCCCGTACTCACAGAGATAGTCCCGCCGTGTTTCTCCACAATGGTGTGAGCAATTGAGAGCCCGAGTCCCGTGCCTCCGTCCTTGGTCGTGAAAAAAGGGTCGAAGATTCTGGAGACCCTCTCCTGGGGGATTCCAGACCCGGTATCGCTGAGCCTGATTACCACCCCATCCTTTCCATCCCTGGAAAGGGTTACCCTGTATACACCGCCATCAGGCATGGCCTCCAGGGCGTTCAGAGTGACGTTCAATAGAGCCTGCTGAATCTGCTCAGGATCTATCCACACCAGGAGAGGATCGGCCGGGATCTCCCTGAGGATGTCGACCTTGGCCCTGTTGGCCTGAGGGGTTATGAGATTGAGTGTTCTCGACAGGAGATCACCCAGATCACAGCGTCGCAACACAGGCTCCTTGGGCCTGGCGAAATCGAGGAAATTGCTGATCATGGAGTTGATACGATCCGATTCCTCCATAATATAGCGGGCCATTTCCAGCCGCGTTTCAGGGTCGCTCTGTTTCAGCAGGGTTTCGGCGGAACCCGAGATTATCCCCAGGGGATTGCGGATTTCATGGGCTATCCCAGCCGCCAGTTGGCCGAGACTGGCCAGCTTTTCGGACTGCATGATCTGTCGATCCTTGAGGACCATGTCTTGGTAGATCAACCCACGGGAAATAGCAAGAGAGATCTGAATGGCAAAACCGTCGAGGAATTCGAGCTCCTCATGGGTGAAATCCTTCCTGGAGAGCTTCTTGCCCAGAAGCGTCACTCCAAGGGCACCTTGCTTCGTGACCAGGGGAACGGCCACCTCAAACCCCCGCTCCACGAGCTCTTCGATTCGGCTGTTCAACTGCTCGTCATCATCGGTGAGGTACTCCTCTAGTTCCCGGGACTTACCCCCTGCGGTTATCCTTTCCACGAGATCCTCACTCCAGGCCAGATCCCTGCTGCACTCGACATTCCTCAGGCGGGCCGTTCTATATTCCCCGGTCTCCCGATCCCGGAGAACGACGCAGATCCGGTCCACATGGAAGGTCTGCAGGATGAAGTTGCAGATCATGTCCAGCAGCCCTTCCATTTCGACCAGGTCTACTATGTCTCGGCTGAACCCAAGGAGCCTCATCCGGTACCGAAAACGCTCCATGTAGAAAAAGCGGTCGACAAGATCCTCTGCCTTTCTCTGGAAGGGCCTCAGAAGATAGACGAGGGCCACGATCAGACCGCTCTCCACCAGAAGGGACCTGGTGGTGTAAGTCTGGGAGATCATTTCGCCTATGTTCTTTATCAGAAGCACATAGACTGCCAGAATCAAACCGGAAAGGAACGAGTAGACGATCCCGCCTCGAATGAGAATATGGATGTCCAGGAGACGGTATTTGATCAGGGCAAAGGCAAAAAATACGCTGACCAGGATCGAGTAGAGACTGGCAAGGAAAAAGACCGGCCAATTCAGTTTGAACAGGTAGTTAAGACCGTTGATGGCCGCTCCTGCAATCGCCATGGAGACCATCCCGAAGATAAGGTACTGGATCTGGAGCTTCTGTTGAGTCAGCCTCGTCCTGTGCAGAGAGCGGAGCAGATTCCTGATCCCCCACGTAATGTAGCCTGCCGAAAGGAGGACGATGACGGAGAAGAAGGTTTCGAAGATCATGGGCCTCCGGAACTGGAGGCCGTAGTAGAAGACATTTCTGAACTCCTGAAGCCGGTGGATGTCGATCCGAAAGAACCAGTAGAAACACGCCAGAACCGCCACGGGGATCAGATATACAAAAAGAAGCGTTTTCCGTGGGATGTAGGAGTGGTGTCTCAGGGGAAACACACTGGAAAAATGCAGGAAAAAAACCGGGATGAAAGTGATTCCGGCAAAGACGACCTTGACTCCGAAAATGGCACTCTCGGGCGTCTGGCTGTTGATCATGACGAACTCGCCCACGTTCCATGTAGCAAATGCCAGTACAAAGCAGGCAAACAGCCGGTTCGCCGTATTCTTCGGATTGCTCGAGAGGACAATCAGACAGAGGGTGACGTTCATGGTGAACGCGAGGGCTGACGGTAGAGCCAGAATCTCCATCATAGTCCCCTATGCCCATGGCGGCCGTAGACAGAGCATATCGATTTCCCAAAATAAAAGCTCCCTTGCAAGGGAGCTTTTACTGGTCAGTTTTTCCGGCAACGACCTACTCTCCCACTCCGTCGCCAGAGCAGTACCATCGGCGCTGGAGGGCTTAACTTCCGTGTTCGGGATGGTAACGGGTGTTTCCCCTCCGCTATGGTCACCGAAAAAACTGTCAATTTGGAAGACAGACTCTTCTATCAATTAACGGTTCCAGACAATTGCATAAGGATTGGGCGGCTATCATGGCCTATGGCAGAAGATCAATGATATGGTCAAGCCTCTCGACCGATTAGTATCAGTAAGCTAAATCCGTTACCGGACTTACACCTCTGACCTATCAACCAGGTGTTCTCCCTGGGGTCTTACCCCTTACCGCGAACGGCTTGGGAGGGATATCTCGTCTTGAGGGAGGCTTCCCGCTTAGATGCTTTCAGCGGTTATCCTTTCCGGACATGGCTACCCAGCAATGCCCTTGGCAGGACAACTGGCACACCATCAGTCCGTCCATCCCGGTCCTCTCGTACTAGGGACAGCTCCTCTCAAATATCCTGCGCCCGCGACAGATAGGGACCAAACTGTCTCACGACGTTTTAAACCCAGCTCGCGTACCGCTTTAATTGGCGAACAGCCAAACCCTTGGGACCCGTTTCAGCCCCAGGATGCGATGAGCCGACATCGAGGTGCCAAACCTCCCCGTCGATGTGAACTCTTGGGGGAGATTAGCCTGTTATCCCCGGCGTACCTTTTATCCGTT
The Deltaproteobacteria bacterium DNA segment above includes these coding regions:
- a CDS encoding radical SAM protein, whose product is MIFSEQVRNFTSQQASRMIVELLGRVTDKRLIQMTYLGEKLTNDEEVVGAIRAIREMLQSPDHSTKQLFYRVLNYLPKQNRVRIFHTLFNNAWFVGGKKRDFYEENYGFRPPFIMILSPTWQCNLRCAGCYTLGQQRHPGLEYDLVKRILKEAQELGIYFVTILGGEPFVYPHLFQMLEEHPDIFFQVYTNGTLMDKEKAHRIAELGNVAVVVSCEGYEEETDRWRGKGVYRKIMDAMDYLREARVILGSSATVTTHNVETVASDEFVDLLIEKGVVAQMYFLYIPVNGQGDINLMVTPEQRDFLRRQVIRFRREKPLFVLDFWNDGPHVEGCIAGGRRYFHINANGDVEPCVYTHIAEHNIRDVSLAEALDSKLFRCIRHRQPHNPNHLRPCMIIDNPKVYREVIEESGAYFTHPGAEEVVTDMAKEMDAYAERFAVLAEKVWQEEYVNNQAR
- a CDS encoding sigma-54-dependent Fis family transcriptional regulator, coding for MERKRILIAEDEAKMRRVLELNLRGRYDLDFAGNGQEALALIQGKAIDLVLTDMRMPVKDGISLLHDVKRIKPDLPVILVTAYGSVESAVRAMKEGAYDYIVKPLKMDEIEMVIEKALAHAELVRENRYLKAELQRSRSFDTIVSVNPKILEILDLVRQIADSKATVLLEGESGTGKELVARALHYNSQRASGPFVVVNCSAIPRELLESELFGYEKGAFTGATRMKIGSFEMANNGTLFLDEIGEMPKELQAKILRALEGHRFMRVGGVENIEVDTRVVTATNRSLKEAVRTGAFREDLYYRLNVLRLKLPPLRERREDIPLLVRHFLEKHREESRGRSFEVSDRALALLGRYDWPGNVRELENCIVRAMVLAKSDVIGEEDLPPEIRGGETAIPVESLRTWDEVKAVKKAARERVAGEIERAFIEEGLRRNRGNVSRSSIEMGLDRRQLQNMIRKYRIKPHDYR
- a CDS encoding GAF domain-containing protein produces the protein MMEILALPSALAFTMNVTLCLIVLSSNPKNTANRLFACFVLAFATWNVGEFVMINSQTPESAIFGVKVVFAGITFIPVFFLHFSSVFPLRHHSYIPRKTLLFVYLIPVAVLACFYWFFRIDIHRLQEFRNVFYYGLQFRRPMIFETFFSVIVLLSAGYITWGIRNLLRSLHRTRLTQQKLQIQYLIFGMVSMAIAGAAINGLNYLFKLNWPVFFLASLYSILVSVFFAFALIKYRLLDIHILIRGGIVYSFLSGLILAVYVLLIKNIGEMISQTYTTRSLLVESGLIVALVYLLRPFQRKAEDLVDRFFYMERFRYRMRLLGFSRDIVDLVEMEGLLDMICNFILQTFHVDRICVVLRDRETGEYRTARLRNVECSRDLAWSEDLVERITAGGKSRELEEYLTDDDEQLNSRIEELVERGFEVAVPLVTKQGALGVTLLGKKLSRKDFTHEELEFLDGFAIQISLAISRGLIYQDMVLKDRQIMQSEKLASLGQLAAGIAHEIRNPLGIISGSAETLLKQSDPETRLEMARYIMEESDRINSMISNFLDFARPKEPVLRRCDLGDLLSRTLNLITPQANRAKVDILREIPADPLLVWIDPEQIQQALLNVTLNALEAMPDGGVYRVTLSRDGKDGVVIRLSDTGSGIPQERVSRIFDPFFTTKDGGTGLGLSIAHTIVEKHGGTISVSTGPDRGTTFVVSLPYGGEGHHGAEADSHR